The stretch of DNA GTGCACTAGGCCGATTAATGAAGGATGGAAAAATTTATCAAGAAGAGGGATGGACTTATATAAAGTGAAACTTCAATCAGTGGGGGTTTTTCGACGCACAGGACGTGCTAGTGCCGACGTTGCCACAGGACGTGGCGTTCTTAGTCGGCCTTCATCCCTCACTGATTGTTAGTTGAACCAATCGGGCTTTTACGGGCTGTTGATCCCCCACTTAGAAATTTATTCTTAACTCAACTTCTTGAAGTGGGGGTCTTACAGCCCGTTAATCTGCGATAAAAGACGATAAATAAACGAGCAAGCACCCGCTTGCTCGTTTTTCTATTTCTATATATGATCTGTCGTTTTTGAATACTGGTTTTTTCCTGCCTTCCTGTTTTTTTCGCGCATCATGTTTTTTTCATGACGAAAGGCATTATTATCTTTTGCTTTTTTATCATTATCAGTAGTTTTGGACATAATATAATGACTCCTTTCCAATTCTATAGTCGTTTCAACCTCAACTTAATGAGCTTGGCCTATGTTATTGTCTGTCAAAATGAAAAGGAGTATGCGGTTTATGTTTTTATGGTTTTACTTTATTTAAAAAGAAAATGGCTATCGTTCCAGAGCCTGTGTGTGAACCAATGGAAGCACCAATGGAAGAAATATAGACATTTTTGGCGTTTAATTCCTGAATGATTAGTTCTTTCATTTCTAGCGCTGTTTCTTCATCATCAGCATGGCTGATTCCAATGATTTGACTTTCAAAGGAATCTCCTCTTTCTTTCATGATTTCAATAATTCGTCGAAGGAGTTTCTTTTTGCCTCGATGTTTTTCAATAGGAACAAGCTTTCCATCCTCAACATTTAAGAGAGGCTTAATGTTTAACAGTCCGCCCAAAAATGCAGATGCTTTGGAAACACGTCCGCCTTTAGCAAGGTAATCAAGATCATGGACAGTGAATAAATGTTCCATATGCTCACAGCGGAATTTAATATCAGTTAATATGTCCTCTTTGGAAGTACCTTCTTTAGCTAATTTAGCCGCTTCTTGGACAATTAAGCCAAATCCAAGTGAGGCACATTTTGTATCAATAATAGTTAGATTGAAGTTTGGATATTTTTCTTTTACTTGATCAAGCATCATAACAGCTGTTTGATAGGTTCCTGACAATTCAGAGGAAAACGCAATATAAATTCCATCTTCATTATTTTTTGCCATATTCGTAAAAGTTTCTTCAAAGGCGAGTGGTGAGGCTTGAGAAGTTTTCGGAACTTTTCCCTCTCGAATTGCCTGATACACTTTTTTGGGATCTATCGTTACTAAATCTTCATATTCTGTATCATCTAAGTGGACCTTTAACGGAAATAATGTGACATCATTTTCCTTAAAAAAATGTAATGGTAAATCACATGCACTGTCTGTCAATATTTTAACTGACATACATATTCACCTGCTTTCAAAACTATATATTCTTTAAGTTTATAGAAAATAGGTAGAAAAGACAATGAAAATTCCAAATTTGGGTAAATACTATTAAGTTCAGATAGGTGATTAACATGTATTGGTTAGGTACTAAAAAATTAGGGATCGTATTAATTGGTGCACTATTAGGTGCAATTTCAATGAATTTTTTCTTAATCCCAGCAAATGTTTATGCAAGTGGATTCACTGGAGTTGCACAATTGCTTTCAAGTATATTTGGTGGGCATGTATCTACAGGGGTTTTACTTTTAATATTGAATATCCCTGTTACAATTTTAGGCTGGAAAAAAGTCGGAAAATCTTTTACTCTTTTTAGCTTTATTAGTGTGTTATCAACATCATTCTTTTTAGAAGTAATCCCAATTAAGCATTTCTCAAATGATATTTTACTAAATGCAGTTTTTGGGGGAGTGATTGCTGCAGTTGGTGTTGGCTTAACTTTAAAATGGGGAGCTTCCACCGGTGGAATGGACATTATTGCCATGGTTTTATCTCGAATGACTGATAAGCCAATTGGTACATATTTTTTTACACTCAATTCCATCATTATTATTACTGCTGGAGCATTATTTGGATGGGAAAAGGCATTGTATACAATTGTTACGTTATACGCCTCTACAAGGGTCATTGATACGATTCATACAAGGCATGTGAAACTGACAGCAATGATCGTTACGAAAAAAACAGAAGAAATGAAAAAGGCAATCCATGAAAAGCTAATAAGAGGGATTACTATTATGCCTGCAAAAGGCTCTTTTACAAATGAGAATAAGGAAATGTTGATGATCGTTATTACTCGGTATGAATTATTTGATTTAGAAAGAATAATTAAAGAAATAGATCCAAATGCTTTTACTAATATAGTGCAAACAGTCGGGGTTTTCGGTTTATTCCGTAAGGATTAATGATCTTGGAGGGATATTCATGCTTCAAATCTTAATGGCGTTAATATTAGTATCAAGTGCATCCCATTATTACACTGGGATCTTGACGAGCCCAACTGAATCGGATGAAAGGCTTCAGGACAATGAAGTGTTTCGAATGGTAAAGGTAAGGAAAGAAAATATGAAGTACAAAATTACAGGGGAAGTCCGTCTTAGAAAAGGAGAATTTTTTTATGTCGTTGAAGATGGCCATGATGAGTTAATTCCAGCAACAAAGAAAAAGGTAGAACCAAGTTTCCCTAATTGGTCAAAATTTGAGATGGAAGTTCATATCCCAAATAAAAAACTTCCTAATAATGGTACAGTTATCCTATACTTTTTTGAAGTGAATAATGAGAATCAGAGGTTTCATACCTTACCCATAATTTTAGAGAGAAGCTAAACAGCTGACCCATTTTTATGTCAGCTGTTTAGTTTCATAATTATTGAATATTTTTGAGTTGATCAAGCTCTCGTTGCATATCAGCCAGCTGTTCTTGTTCAGCTCTGGTAGAATTGGCGTATGCTGAACTTAATGCATTTTTTGCTTGCAGCATCATCGTTTCAAGTTGAGAAGCTTCAGCTGTCTTAGCTAGGTCAACAGATCGTCTCGCTTCTTGAAACAGTCTGTTTCCCATTCTAGGCTCCTCCAATAGAAGAATTTTTCACATTAGCCAGCTTTTGTGCTTCGGCTTCAGCGTATGTCATATGAAAAGGGATACGTTCCGCATGCTTGGTAACTGAATCTACACCTTGTTGCACAAAACGTTTCGATTTATTACTTCTACCCAATCGAATCCCCTCCAAAGAAGAAAGTTGAAACAGCATTCTTGCTGCCTCGTTTGTTAGTATGCTCCAATCAACTTTTTTAAAAAGGGGAATTTTCTGGGATGATTCCAAACATAAGGCACTATTGTACTTTCAAATTTAATAATTCGTTTAAATAAACGGCAACCCCATCTTCTTCATTAGTTAGTGTTACTTCATTAGCAACTGTTTTGACTTGATCAATTCCATTTCCCATGGCAATCCCTAATCCAGCATATTCAAGCATTTCTAGGTCATTGTCTTCATCTCCGAAAGCAATGATTCTTTCAGGTGGAATATTAAAATAATCGGAAGCCTTTTTAAGACCTACAGCTTTATTTAAACCAGCCTTTACAATTTCAATAACATGCCAAGGGGCAGCCCAGCTTCGATGATCAATTACTTCTGCATGAATGTTTGAGAGATGATCACGAATGGATTTAATATGCTCTTCATCCGTATGAATTAACATACTTGTTGGAGAGGCATTTAAGAAATTGCGTAAATCACCAGTCGTTACATTTGGATCACCAAATCCGAAAATTTCTAATAGCTTTTTATCTTGAAAATGGAAGTATACATCATCTATTACTTCCGCAATAATATTATGAAAATGGAATGAGCTGCAATCTTCTACGATTTCCTTAGCTACATTAACCTCAAGGGGAGTATGATAGACACCCCAATTTTTATCTTTAGGATGATGAATGAACGCTCCGTTGAAATTTACAATGGGAGTATCAAGGTTCATTTCCTTATAATACATTTCACTTGAGCGAAAAGGCCTTCCGGTTGCGATCATGACGATATGGCCTTCATCTCTTGCTTTCTGTATAACTTTTTTGGTTTTTATTGATATAGTTTTATCGTCTCTTAACAATGTTCCGTCAAGATCTAGTGCAATTAAATGCTTTTCTGCCATAATCCAACACCTACTTTATACATTTTTTTCTATATTAGAGTGTAAAGTTTTAGGAAAATAAAAGTTCACATGATACACTAAAATTGAATGAGTCATTATCGCATACCCAAAGGAATTTGGCGAAACAAGAGATTGTATCATTACCACTATGTTAACAAATATACATTCGTTTTGTAAAAAAACTTACTATGTTATTCAATTTTAACATAATTTATAGATTTGCTTAATATTAGGAGGCTTTAAAGTGATCACTGTTGAACATGAAAAAATAAAAGAAATACCTGTTTTGCATATAGCGGATAAAAATAGATGGGAAGAAAAGCTGCCATTCATTATTTTTATACATGGCTATACAAGCAGAAAGGAATTTAATTTACACTATGCTTATTTACTAGCAGAAAAAGGATTTAGGGTGATACTTCCAGAAGCACTTTACCATGGAGAAAGAAGCTCTGGACTTTCTAGTAATGAGTTGAATTTCCACTTTTGGGAAATTGTACTTCGAACCATTGATGAACTAGAAATTTTAAAGCAAAAATTTGAAGAGCAAAAATTAATAGATCCTTCTAGGATAGGGGTTGTAGGAACTTCAATGGGAGGAATTATTACATTAGGTGCATTGACAAAATACCCTTGGATTAAAGCTGCTACAAGCTTAATGGCGATGCCGTACTATGAAAAATTTGCTGACCTTCAAATAAATGAAATGAAAAAGAAAGGGATTAAAATTCCAGTCTCAGAAGTGGAAATGTCTCAATTAATGAGTAAGCTTAGGGAGCTTGATTTAAGCTTGCAGCCTCAAAAGCTTGGAAATAGGCCTTTGCTTTTTTGGCATGGTAAGCAGGATTCAGTCGTACCATATTCTCCTACCTATCATTTTTATGAGTCCATAAGACCTTTATATCAAGAGCAGCCTGAACGTCTAAATTTTATTTCTGAAGAAAACGCCGGTCATAAAGTCAGTACAGAGGGGGTAATGAGGACAATTGAATGGTTTGAAACATACTTATAAGCTTTATGATATTGTCATAAGTTTATCGCAGATTAACGGGCAGTAAGACCCCCACTTCAAGGATTCGCGTATGCAAAGAAGAGTAAGTGGGGGATCAACTGCCCGTAAATGCCCGTAAAATGAACACAGACTAAAAGCGCCACATCGTGTGGCAACGTCTGCGTGACCCACTACCTGTGGGCCGCAACTAACCATCAGTGGGGGATGAAGGCCGACTAAGAACGCCACGTCCTGTGACAACGTCGGCACTAGCACGTCCTGTGCGTCGAAAAACCCCCACTGATGGAAGTTTCACTTTATACGGTTTCTATCATTCATAATCCTATACAAATTTGATATGATAACATTATGTAGAAAAAGGAGTGTTGAAAGCATGGATCAAGAAGTAAAAGATAATATTATGGGTGCTCTTGAGCTTGTTGTTGACCCTGAATTAGGTATAGATATCGTAAATCTTGGATTAGTATACGATGTTAAAATGGATGATGATGGGAAGACAACAGTTGATATGACTTTAACTTCAATGGGCTGCCCGCTAGCAGGGACGATTGTGGATAATGTAAAAACTGCTCTTTCAGATATACCGGAAGTAAAGGAAACAGAAGTAAATATTGTTTGGAATCCTCCATGGTCGAAAGAAAGAATGTCTCGTTATGCAAAAATTGCTTTAGGAATTCGTTAAGAGGTGAAATTTAATGAAAAATAAAGTGATTTTAGTCAGCTCTGATCAACTCGGCAAAGGAGAAAAGGAGCTTGGAGAAGGAGTCCTTGAAACCTTTTTTACATTGTTAAAACAAAGGGAAGAGCTTCCTGCCGCTATTTTTTGCATGAATAGAGGAGTATTTACCTTAACTGAGGATTCTTTTGTTTCGCTTCACCTTAAAGAGCTTGAAGAAAAAGGTGTTGAAGTGTTTGCCTGCAAAACTTGTGTTGATTATTATGAAATTGAAGACAAATTAGTCGCAGGAAAAATTAGTGGAATGCCGCATTTTATTGATTTAGCATCTAAATACGAGATAATAACGATATCATAAATAGTAGGAGCAATATGCTCCTGCTATTTTTTTCTTTTTCCCCCTAGCAATATCATCTATCATACATGTGAGATTCTTCACTTATTTCATTTGTCATTTCCCATATAATACAATTGCAGCAAAGATGATTGTTATATTCGCTTTTCGTTTTTTGAATGGTATCGGAGGAATCAAAAGGAGGATATATAATGCCCTTTAATCGTGATTTTAATAAAGACCCTTTTATAGTAATTTGGGAATTAACAAGAGCATGCCAATTGAAATGCTTGCATTGCCGTGCAGAAGCTCAATATAAAAGAGATCCACGAGAACTATCATTTGACGAAGGGAAGTCATTAATTGATCAAATTTATGAAATGAATAGCCCTATGCTTGTTTTTACCGGTGGTGATCCTTTAATGCGTGAGGATGTTTTCGACATAGCCAAATATGCCGTTGAAAAGGGTGTTCGTGTATCAATGACCCCGAGTGCAACACCTAATGTAACGAAGGGAGCGATTGAAAAAGCGAAGGAAGTGGGGCTTTCCCGCTGGGCTTTTAGTCTTGATGGGCCTACTGCTGAAATTCACGACCATTTTCGGGGGACTGCGGGTTCCTTTGATTTAACAATGGAAAGAATTAAATATTTGCATGAACTAGAAATTCCAATCCAGATTAATACGGTCATTTCCCGTTATAATATTGATTGTCTTGATGAAATGGCGAAGGTTGTTGAAGATTTAAAGTGTGTTCTGTGGAGTGTCTTTTTTCTAGTACCTACAGGCAGAGGACAAGAAAGTGATATGATTACACCAGTTGAACATGAAAGAGTCTTCACATGGCTGTATGATTTAAGCAAAAGAGTTTCCTTTGATATTAAAACAACAGCTGCACAGCATTATCGCCGTGTAGTTATTCAGCACAAAATGAAAGAAGCAAAGGGCAATAACGAAGATATTCAATATTTGGATGCATTAACTCAACAAGGCTTGACAGGATCGATTGATGGGCTTGGAAGAGCACCAAAAGGGGTTAATGATGGCAATGGCTTCGTCTTTATCTCCCATATTGGCGACGTATATCCGAGCGGCTTACTTCCTGTAAAAGCAGGCAATATAAGAGAACAATCATTAGCTGAAATCTATCGAGATTCCCCGATCTTTAGAGATTTAAGAAATCCGGATAAATATAAAGGGAAATGTGGAGTTTGTGAATTTAGGTATGTTTGTGGAGGTTCACGCTCTCGTGCCTATGCTATGACGGGGGATTACATGGAAAGTGAGCCATTCTGTGTCTATATTCCTAGAGCATTAAGAAAGAAAGCAACATCGTAAAAACAGTACCACGATGAACCGATTAAGAACAATATGTGAATAATACCATTTTTAATGGCAACATATGCTACAATATTGAAAAAGAGATCACTCTTTATTGGAGTTGA from Cytobacillus dafuensis encodes:
- a CDS encoding YitT family protein — translated: MYWLGTKKLGIVLIGALLGAISMNFFLIPANVYASGFTGVAQLLSSIFGGHVSTGVLLLILNIPVTILGWKKVGKSFTLFSFISVLSTSFFLEVIPIKHFSNDILLNAVFGGVIAAVGVGLTLKWGASTGGMDIIAMVLSRMTDKPIGTYFFTLNSIIIITAGALFGWEKALYTIVTLYASTRVIDTIHTRHVKLTAMIVTKKTEEMKKAIHEKLIRGITIMPAKGSFTNENKEMLMIVITRYELFDLERIIKEIDPNAFTNIVQTVGVFGLFRKD
- a CDS encoding Cof-type HAD-IIB family hydrolase, producing the protein MAEKHLIALDLDGTLLRDDKTISIKTKKVIQKARDEGHIVMIATGRPFRSSEMYYKEMNLDTPIVNFNGAFIHHPKDKNWGVYHTPLEVNVAKEIVEDCSSFHFHNIIAEVIDDVYFHFQDKKLLEIFGFGDPNVTTGDLRNFLNASPTSMLIHTDEEHIKSIRDHLSNIHAEVIDHRSWAAPWHVIEIVKAGLNKAVGLKKASDYFNIPPERIIAFGDEDNDLEMLEYAGLGIAMGNGIDQVKTVANEVTLTNEEDGVAVYLNELLNLKVQ
- a CDS encoding DegV family protein, whose product is MSVKILTDSACDLPLHFFKENDVTLFPLKVHLDDTEYEDLVTIDPKKVYQAIREGKVPKTSQASPLAFEETFTNMAKNNEDGIYIAFSSELSGTYQTAVMMLDQVKEKYPNFNLTIIDTKCASLGFGLIVQEAAKLAKEGTSKEDILTDIKFRCEHMEHLFTVHDLDYLAKGGRVSKASAFLGGLLNIKPLLNVEDGKLVPIEKHRGKKKLLRRIIEIMKERGDSFESQIIGISHADDEETALEMKELIIQELNAKNVYISSIGASIGSHTGSGTIAIFFLNKVKP
- a CDS encoding TIGR04053 family radical SAM/SPASM domain-containing protein, which encodes MPFNRDFNKDPFIVIWELTRACQLKCLHCRAEAQYKRDPRELSFDEGKSLIDQIYEMNSPMLVFTGGDPLMREDVFDIAKYAVEKGVRVSMTPSATPNVTKGAIEKAKEVGLSRWAFSLDGPTAEIHDHFRGTAGSFDLTMERIKYLHELEIPIQINTVISRYNIDCLDEMAKVVEDLKCVLWSVFFLVPTGRGQESDMITPVEHERVFTWLYDLSKRVSFDIKTTAAQHYRRVVIQHKMKEAKGNNEDIQYLDALTQQGLTGSIDGLGRAPKGVNDGNGFVFISHIGDVYPSGLLPVKAGNIREQSLAEIYRDSPIFRDLRNPDKYKGKCGVCEFRYVCGGSRSRAYAMTGDYMESEPFCVYIPRALRKKATS
- a CDS encoding DUF3813 domain-containing protein, producing MGNRLFQEARRSVDLAKTAEASQLETMMLQAKNALSSAYANSTRAEQEQLADMQRELDQLKNIQ
- a CDS encoding DsrE family protein, producing the protein MKNKVILVSSDQLGKGEKELGEGVLETFFTLLKQREELPAAIFCMNRGVFTLTEDSFVSLHLKELEEKGVEVFACKTCVDYYEIEDKLVAGKISGMPHFIDLASKYEIITIS
- a CDS encoding metal-sulfur cluster assembly factor yields the protein MDQEVKDNIMGALELVVDPELGIDIVNLGLVYDVKMDDDGKTTVDMTLTSMGCPLAGTIVDNVKTALSDIPEVKETEVNIVWNPPWSKERMSRYAKIALGIR
- a CDS encoding alpha/beta fold hydrolase, which translates into the protein MITVEHEKIKEIPVLHIADKNRWEEKLPFIIFIHGYTSRKEFNLHYAYLLAEKGFRVILPEALYHGERSSGLSSNELNFHFWEIVLRTIDELEILKQKFEEQKLIDPSRIGVVGTSMGGIITLGALTKYPWIKAATSLMAMPYYEKFADLQINEMKKKGIKIPVSEVEMSQLMSKLRELDLSLQPQKLGNRPLLFWHGKQDSVVPYSPTYHFYESIRPLYQEQPERLNFISEENAGHKVSTEGVMRTIEWFETYL
- a CDS encoding DUF3941 domain-containing protein; the encoded protein is MSKTTDNDKKAKDNNAFRHEKNMMREKNRKAGKNQYSKTTDHI